TGTCGGTGGCAGTCCGGCCATCGCCGAAGTGGTACGAAAGATCGGTCTGTACGCGGCCTCTGACGCTTCAGTGGTGATCAGCGGTGAAACTGGGACCGGCAAAGAGCTGGTGGCGCGCGCCCTGCACCTTGAAAGTCCCCGCCGTCAGGGCCCCTACGTGGTGATGAACTGTGCGGCGATTGCCGAGGATCTTCTCGAGTCCGAGCTGTTCGGCCATGAAAAGGGTGCCTTTACCGGGGCGGTTCGCACCCATCGCGGCCGTTTCGAGCGAGCCCACGGCGGCAGTCTGTTTCTCGATGAACTCGGTGACATGCCCCTGCATACCCAGGCGAAGTTGCTGCGCGTTCTTGAGGCAGGGCGTCTTGAGCGCGTCGGCGGCGAGCATGAACAGCAAGTGGATGTGCGGGTTCTCTGTGCCACCAATGTCCCCTTGGAGCGCGCCGTAAACGAAGGGCGTTTCCGCACCGACCTCTACCATCGTCTCGCCGTGCTGCGCATCCATCTGCCCCCCCTGCGCAGTCGCGGCGAAGACATTCCGCAACTCGTCCAGCACTTTCTTCATCTGTTCAACCGCAAATACGGCCGCGTCATACATCGCCTTACTCCCGAGGCCCTGCAGATCCTTCAGTCCTATGTGTGGCCGGGCAACGTGCGCGAATTGCGCAACGTGCTGGAGCGTGTCTATGTCGAAACCCAGGCCGAGGTTATCGGCGCCCGAGCCTTTGGCGAGTGGATTCGCGAGCGCCAGAGTTTTGCCCCCGGCGGCTGGGATGTGGAGGCCGGCATGGAACGTAGCCGCAACCAGTCTCCGATTTTTACTCCCTTTCAGTCGCAGCGCTTGCCTCGCTCACTGCCGGCAGGCGGCGCAGGGGTCTTTGACGCGGAAATTGTGGCTTCGGAGGGGCTGGGCCAGTCGGATCGCTCGACGCGTCCGGCGCAACTCGACGCCGATAAAATCCGTCAGGCCTACCAGGCTGCGGACGGCAATCTTGCCGAGGCTGCGCGCCTTCTCGGAGTGCACCGGGCAACACTGTATCGTTATCTGCGCAAGCTCCGCCTGGAGCGCGAGGATCTCGGCAGCGGGGAGACGACTTGAGGCGTCACCTGCGACGTCGCAGGACGCAGCCGTTCCCGGAACTGCGGCGTCGCAAGCTCAAAGAAGAAAAAAGAGCTTTTGTTCAAGTCTTTGCTATTGTTCAAAAAAACTGTTCTTGAAGAAAAGGGCATGAAGTTTGATTGCAGGGATGACTGGAGCCTGAACGTTTCGACCATCACACGAGGAGCATCATGGATATCAACAAACTGACAGTAAAAACTCAGGAAGCCCTGCAGGCAGCGCAGAATCAGGCCCTTAAGC
The window above is part of the Geoalkalibacter ferrihydriticus DSM 17813 genome. Proteins encoded here:
- a CDS encoding sigma-54 interaction domain-containing protein is translated as MAMSAANSPSSHLPVPAPDLVVCSSANQWRIERISPALAQLLGTVHGPVEGRKLGVVFADCVPSLVDLAHEAASRGEPLEGVPVRLSRNGGSVALTAQIHPGGLTEDYRGQRVLFRFQPAAAQTAEAVQEFHGIVGGSPAIAEVVRKIGLYAASDASVVISGETGTGKELVARALHLESPRRQGPYVVMNCAAIAEDLLESELFGHEKGAFTGAVRTHRGRFERAHGGSLFLDELGDMPLHTQAKLLRVLEAGRLERVGGEHEQQVDVRVLCATNVPLERAVNEGRFRTDLYHRLAVLRIHLPPLRSRGEDIPQLVQHFLHLFNRKYGRVIHRLTPEALQILQSYVWPGNVRELRNVLERVYVETQAEVIGARAFGEWIRERQSFAPGGWDVEAGMERSRNQSPIFTPFQSQRLPRSLPAGGAGVFDAEIVASEGLGQSDRSTRPAQLDADKIRQAYQAADGNLAEAARLLGVHRATLYRYLRKLRLEREDLGSGETT